A section of the Malus sylvestris chromosome 17, drMalSylv7.2, whole genome shotgun sequence genome encodes:
- the LOC126610495 gene encoding ankyrin repeat-containing protein ITN1-like, with translation MQEVESIVVQLSGVPTKNKDGLTPPKLFTQSHKKLHEDGERWMKETARSYTVVSALIITIMFVAAFTVPGGDNQETGFPIFLNENLFMVFVISDAISLFSSATSALMFLGILTSRYAEDDFLKSLPTKMIIGLSTLFISVATMMIAFSSALFIMLQDKSWIVSPIIFLAAVPVILFIWMQSPLLLEIIVSTYGRGIFDKKVKRWM, from the coding sequence ATGCAGGAAGTAGAGAGTATTGTGGTTCAACTCTCGGGAGTCCCAACTAAAAATAAAGATGGTTTGACACCCCCTAAATTATTTACCCAGAGCCACAAGAAATTGCATGAGGATGGAGAAAGGTGGATGAAGGAAACAGCACGTTCTTATACAGTTGTCAGCGCACTCATTATTACAATCATGTTTGTTGCAGCATTCACAGTTCCTGGTGGAGACAACCAAGAAACAGGGTTTCCCATATTCTTAAACGAAAACCTATTTATGGTTTTTGTAATTTCAGATGCAATTTCGCTATTTTCTTCGGCAACATCAGCGTTGATGTTTTTGGGCATCCTTACATCGCGTTATGCTGAAGATGATTTTCTCAAATCCTTACCCACAAAGATGATAATAGGCCTTTCCACACTCTTTATCTCCGTTGCGACCATGATGATTGCCTTTTCTTCTGCCCTATTCATCATGCTTCAGGACAAATCATGGATTGTTAGTCCAATCATTTTCCTTGCTGCTGTTCCcgtcattttatttatttggatGCAATCTCCCCTTCTCCTTGAAATTATCGTGTCTACTTATGGCAGAGGAATATTCGATAAGAAAGTCAAACGCTGGATGTAA